From Streptomyces sp. CMB-StM0423, a single genomic window includes:
- a CDS encoding class I SAM-dependent DNA methyltransferase codes for MATAVKKPTEQAELFSASTAKEIQAILWKAADKLRGSIDAAQYKEFVLGLIFLKYVSDAFDERRSELAAELADDGITEDRMDDFLEDRDEYTGAHVFWVPETARWTWIATHAKSQGVGKLLDDAMDSVMRENASLTGVLPKIFNRDNVDQKRLGELVDLISDARFGGSGDKPAQDVLGEVYEYFLGNFARAEGKRGGEFYTPQSVVRLIVEILEPYQGRVYDPACGSGGMFVQAAKFIEAHAGRAHKADISVFGQELNERTWRLGKMNLAIHGIDGNLAPRWGDTFADDKHPDLKADFVMANPPFNIKDWARDESDPRWKYGVPPKTNANYAWLQHMISKLGERGTAGIVLANGSMSSQQSGEGGIRQALVEADLVACMVAMPSQLFRTTQIPACLWFLAKDKTPQGAKRLDDRRGEILFIDARNMGEMVDRTERVLTEADLAKIAGAYHAWRGVGSAREAGLTYEDEAGFCFSADLATVREHGYVLTPGRYVGAVEAVEESTEAVGERIAALTEELFALFDRSAELEKTVREQLEGIG; via the coding sequence ATGGCTACCGCAGTGAAGAAACCCACCGAACAGGCGGAATTGTTCAGCGCCTCCACCGCCAAGGAGATCCAGGCGATCCTGTGGAAGGCCGCTGACAAGCTGCGCGGCTCCATCGACGCCGCGCAGTACAAGGAGTTCGTCCTCGGCCTGATCTTCCTGAAGTACGTCTCCGACGCCTTCGACGAGCGCCGCTCCGAGCTCGCCGCGGAACTCGCCGATGACGGCATCACCGAGGACCGGATGGACGACTTCCTGGAGGACCGGGACGAGTACACCGGCGCCCACGTCTTCTGGGTTCCGGAGACCGCCCGTTGGACGTGGATCGCCACTCACGCCAAGAGCCAGGGCGTCGGCAAGCTGCTTGACGACGCGATGGACTCCGTCATGCGTGAGAACGCCTCGCTCACCGGCGTCCTGCCGAAGATCTTCAACCGCGACAACGTGGACCAGAAGCGCCTCGGCGAACTTGTCGACCTCATCAGCGACGCCCGCTTCGGCGGCAGCGGTGACAAGCCGGCGCAGGACGTTCTGGGTGAGGTGTACGAGTACTTCCTCGGCAACTTCGCTCGGGCCGAGGGCAAGAGGGGCGGCGAGTTCTACACGCCGCAGTCCGTCGTCCGGCTGATCGTGGAGATCCTGGAGCCGTACCAGGGGCGGGTCTACGACCCGGCGTGCGGCTCGGGCGGCATGTTCGTCCAGGCGGCCAAGTTCATCGAGGCCCACGCCGGGCGCGCACACAAGGCCGACATCTCGGTTTTCGGCCAGGAGCTCAACGAGCGCACCTGGCGCCTGGGCAAGATGAACCTCGCCATTCACGGCATCGACGGCAACCTCGCTCCCCGCTGGGGCGACACCTTCGCCGACGACAAGCACCCCGACCTCAAGGCCGACTTCGTCATGGCCAACCCGCCGTTCAACATCAAGGACTGGGCGAGGGACGAGAGCGACCCGCGGTGGAAGTACGGGGTACCGCCGAAGACCAACGCTAACTACGCCTGGCTCCAGCACATGATCTCCAAGCTGGGCGAGCGCGGTACCGCCGGGATCGTCCTGGCCAACGGTTCGATGAGCTCCCAGCAGAGCGGCGAGGGCGGGATCCGTCAGGCACTGGTTGAGGCCGACCTGGTGGCCTGCATGGTGGCCATGCCCTCCCAACTGTTCCGCACGACGCAGATCCCGGCCTGTCTGTGGTTCCTGGCCAAGGACAAGACTCCGCAGGGCGCAAAGCGCCTGGACGACCGGCGTGGCGAGATCCTGTTCATCGACGCCCGGAACATGGGCGAGATGGTGGACCGGACGGAGCGCGTGCTGACGGAGGCCGACCTGGCGAAGATCGCTGGTGCCTATCACGCGTGGCGGGGTGTGGGGTCGGCTCGTGAGGCGGGGCTTACGTACGAGGACGAGGCTGGGTTCTGCTTCTCGGCCGACCTCGCGACGGTCCGGGAGCACGGGTACGTGCTGACACCGGGGCGGTATGTGGGGGCTGTGGAGGCGGTGGAGGAGAGCACGGAGGCGGTGGGGGAGCGGATCGCTGCGCTGACGGAGGAGTTGTTCGCGTTGTTCGACAGGTCGGCGGAGCTGGAGAAGACGGTTCGGGAGCAGCTGGAGGGCATCGGATGA
- a CDS encoding SAM-dependent DNA methyltransferase gives MTSTREGAVSPIVPEPSAWRITYAEIATLAQVRRPVPTNWSRRHSDFPAPVAHEGGRPLFDARAVVDWLTRTGRGNAEPRRLQAELALYTLAAWRTPALSASVLVGALTALICLRQQLDIPLSGQSWDAVLTQADELDPEDTSLSAELQAVPESDRLGPELAVLADELTEAAYTAPEAFDWVLEARRRLGSHDLVADEPTPAVVRALAALSGVDTLDEGSVVAAPHARSGDLLAALHARAAEDSGHTYLAADPDPVRARLVRRRMLVRGVNEFDLGVTEGEDLPVDDWGYPHLLVSVLPYESGENRSPQAVLEQVQALTDYLDEGSTAVVLGPADVLVRPFPRHSEADRLRRSFLRDGLLKAAVSLPDGAFPYRPGYRTALWVLARTSAEHRTGLVLLADYSAQPLTDTVLDVLAEDIAIWRAASWRGDRHHEPRHALIVPAKDLDDRPGTAFTIQHPPPMARYTRGVIERPVRISALEQRLTELHEQARQRADLRAALSAHAVLRPDDQPMRRTTVRRLVDDRRLRRRPGHRFADEHLRADGHYTVLTPDEVLGIARPGGRRIDRGVLLTGYEHALFTEPGDIVVTTSPRFGTYVDEAGLSLVAAPARILRVHPDADPPVLPRVLAALLRAAAAEYARTSGAVRASRGIEDLLIPDLSGREAERFDSVLAEIETRAHLLREQSAALDDLVRLTAAGIADGTLTLQHLPGTDD, from the coding sequence GTGACCAGCACACGCGAAGGAGCCGTGTCGCCCATCGTGCCCGAGCCGTCGGCCTGGCGGATCACATATGCGGAAATCGCCACCCTCGCCCAGGTACGTCGGCCCGTCCCCACCAACTGGAGCCGCAGGCATTCGGACTTTCCCGCTCCCGTCGCCCACGAAGGAGGGCGGCCCCTGTTCGACGCGCGCGCGGTCGTCGACTGGTTGACGAGGACGGGTCGCGGCAACGCCGAACCCCGCCGTTTGCAGGCCGAACTGGCCCTGTACACCCTCGCTGCCTGGCGGACGCCTGCCCTTTCCGCCTCCGTTCTGGTGGGGGCGCTGACTGCGCTGATCTGCCTGCGCCAACAACTCGACATTCCTCTCTCGGGCCAGAGCTGGGACGCCGTTCTCACCCAGGCCGACGAGCTCGATCCCGAGGACACGTCCTTGTCGGCCGAGTTGCAGGCCGTCCCGGAGTCGGACCGCCTCGGCCCCGAGCTGGCGGTGTTGGCTGACGAGCTGACCGAGGCCGCCTACACCGCACCCGAGGCTTTCGACTGGGTCCTGGAGGCCCGCCGCCGCCTCGGCTCCCACGACCTGGTCGCCGACGAGCCCACCCCGGCCGTGGTACGCGCCCTCGCTGCGCTGTCCGGTGTCGACACCCTCGACGAAGGCTCCGTCGTCGCCGCCCCGCACGCGCGCTCCGGCGACCTGCTCGCCGCCCTGCACGCCCGGGCCGCCGAGGACTCCGGCCACACCTACCTCGCCGCCGACCCCGACCCGGTGCGGGCCCGCCTGGTTCGTCGCCGGATGCTCGTCCGAGGCGTGAACGAGTTCGACCTCGGCGTCACCGAGGGGGAGGACCTGCCCGTCGACGACTGGGGATACCCCCATCTGCTGGTCTCCGTCCTCCCCTACGAGTCGGGGGAGAACCGCAGCCCACAGGCCGTCCTGGAACAGGTACAGGCACTCACCGACTACCTCGACGAAGGCTCGACAGCCGTCGTTCTCGGCCCCGCCGATGTGCTCGTACGCCCGTTCCCCCGGCACAGCGAGGCCGACCGTCTGCGCCGGTCCTTCCTCCGGGACGGTTTACTCAAGGCCGCGGTGAGCCTGCCCGACGGCGCGTTCCCCTACCGTCCCGGCTACCGCACCGCCCTCTGGGTGCTGGCCCGCACCTCGGCGGAACACCGCACGGGCCTGGTCCTCCTCGCCGATTACTCTGCGCAGCCGCTCACCGACACGGTTCTCGACGTGCTTGCCGAGGACATCGCCATCTGGCGCGCCGCCTCCTGGCGCGGCGACCGCCACCACGAACCCCGCCACGCGCTGATCGTCCCCGCGAAGGACCTCGATGACCGGCCGGGCACCGCCTTCACCATCCAGCACCCCCCGCCCATGGCCCGCTACACCCGGGGCGTCATCGAGCGTCCGGTCCGCATCAGCGCCCTGGAGCAGCGCCTGACGGAGCTGCACGAGCAAGCCCGGCAGCGCGCCGACCTGCGCGCGGCGCTGAGCGCCCATGCCGTGCTGCGCCCCGACGACCAGCCCATGCGGCGCACCACCGTCCGCCGGCTCGTCGACGACCGGCGCCTGCGCCGACGCCCCGGGCACCGTTTCGCCGACGAACACCTCAGGGCAGACGGCCACTACACCGTGCTCACCCCCGACGAGGTCCTCGGCATCGCCCGCCCGGGCGGACGCCGCATCGACCGCGGAGTCCTCCTCACCGGCTACGAGCACGCCCTGTTCACCGAGCCGGGCGACATCGTCGTCACCACGAGCCCCCGCTTCGGCACCTACGTCGACGAAGCGGGTCTGTCCCTGGTGGCTGCCCCGGCCCGTATCCTCCGCGTCCACCCCGACGCCGACCCGCCGGTGCTGCCACGGGTACTTGCAGCGCTGCTGCGGGCGGCCGCCGCCGAGTACGCGCGTACCAGTGGCGCGGTGCGGGCCTCGCGAGGTATCGAAGACCTCCTCATCCCCGACCTGAGCGGGCGCGAGGCCGAACGCTTCGACTCCGTGCTCGCGGAGATCGAGACTCGCGCGCACCTCCTGCGGGAGCAGTCCGCCGCTCTCGACGACCTGGTCCGCCTCACCGCCGCCGGCATCGCCGACGGCACGCTCACCCTCCAGCACCTCCCCGGAACCGACGACTGA